The following proteins are encoded in a genomic region of Spirosoma sp. SC4-14:
- a CDS encoding dCMP deaminase family protein, with protein MDSKELIDQPVVVTRPRFDDIFMELAVNLAKRSHCIKAQVGAVLARDTRIISIGYNGPPAGTHNCDEEFPGVGCPRDSKGSCSLALHAEQNAILYAAKNGAEIEGATIYVTLSPCIACARIIYSMKIARVVYLHSYAEYKGIPSDEGVDFLRRFGVTVERYAAEPDISFRATPPVAATPVAQRTSITNDDMPGK; from the coding sequence ATGGATAGTAAAGAGCTGATTGATCAGCCGGTTGTAGTTACCCGCCCGCGCTTCGACGATATTTTTATGGAGCTGGCCGTCAATCTGGCCAAACGGTCGCATTGTATAAAGGCCCAGGTGGGTGCTGTACTCGCACGTGATACCCGAATTATTTCAATTGGCTATAATGGGCCACCAGCCGGTACGCATAACTGCGACGAAGAGTTTCCGGGAGTAGGTTGCCCGCGCGATTCGAAAGGATCGTGTTCGCTGGCACTTCATGCCGAACAAAATGCCATTTTGTATGCAGCCAAAAATGGAGCCGAAATAGAAGGGGCAACGATTTATGTCACACTGTCGCCCTGTATTGCCTGTGCCCGGATTATTTACAGCATGAAAATTGCCAGAGTCGTCTATTTGCACTCGTATGCCGAATATAAAGGCATACCGTCCGACGAAGGCGTGGATTTTCTGCGCCGGTTTGGTGTAACCGTCGAGCGCTATGCAGCAGAGCCAGACATTTCTTTTCGGGCTACACCACCAGTTGCTGCTACACCTGTCGCTCAAAGGACCAGCATAACAAACGATGACATGCCAGGGAAATGA
- a CDS encoding ACP phosphodiesterase — translation MNILAHGYLSDRNDGFLTGNFIGDFIKGDPASPRHKLRTEEVAGVRLHRAIDSFTDAHPAVAAVRELLHPRCHKYAGVAVDVFFDHFLARQFEPLTGETLDDFTAFFYAALRQLSLRFPASAVRMLDGMIRYDWISNYQTFDGIDRSLNGIARRTAFPSGLDTAIIDLERYYGQINSQFLQFWPELVEHASQVRKALLFG, via the coding sequence ATGAATATTCTGGCACATGGGTATTTGTCGGACCGAAACGATGGCTTTCTGACCGGTAACTTTATTGGCGATTTTATTAAAGGAGACCCTGCCAGCCCCCGGCATAAACTTCGGACGGAGGAGGTTGCGGGGGTCAGACTGCACCGGGCGATCGACTCATTTACCGATGCTCATCCTGCTGTTGCTGCCGTTCGGGAATTGCTGCATCCGCGTTGTCATAAGTACGCCGGGGTGGCTGTGGATGTCTTTTTCGATCATTTCCTGGCGCGCCAGTTTGAGCCGCTAACCGGCGAAACCCTGGATGATTTTACGGCATTTTTTTATGCTGCCTTACGCCAACTGTCATTGCGTTTTCCAGCATCGGCCGTTCGAATGCTCGACGGTATGATTCGCTATGACTGGATCAGCAATTATCAGACATTCGACGGCATTGATCGTTCCCTGAACGGCATTGCCCGACGCACGGCGTTTCCGTCGGGCCTGGATACGGCTATTATTGATTTAGAGCGCTATTACGGACAAATTAACAGCCAGTTCTTGCAGTTTTGGCCGGAGCTGGTCGAGCACGCCAGCCAGGTACGGAAAGCTCTGTTATTCGGTTAG